From a region of the Rhinopithecus roxellana isolate Shanxi Qingling chromosome 8, ASM756505v1, whole genome shotgun sequence genome:
- the LOC104679492 gene encoding LOW QUALITY PROTEIN: uncharacterized protein LOC104679492 (The sequence of the model RefSeq protein was modified relative to this genomic sequence to represent the inferred CDS: inserted 3 bases in 2 codons; deleted 1 base in 1 codon; substituted 1 base at 1 genomic stop codon) yields MVNNWNSAGCTGSSKCYXACGHSLPCPLLLLSPLCCCPAALMGYSPSVSVCLSVCLPVSSPFLSSVPPPPPLMQFGPSFLQPANLETRGTWIFNGGLGDFLTAAGLCEKGPGXSLQKPTCCWLARTISAFRHQLHPNTLCCIYNHSAFSRDAHLMASWRLRPGCTAWTIALRQRQCLSLCVLLPLVEMWLGHLAWGRXEVASASWRLAVPMAESSATHPDVSTPLSCP; encoded by the exons ATGGTTAATAATTGGAATAGTGCTGGGTGCACAGGAAGCTCTAAGTGTTA AGCATGTGGCCACAGCCTCCcctgtcccctcctc ctcctgtctcctcttTGCTGCTGCCCTGCTGCCTTGATGGGATACTCCCCTtctgtctctgtttgtctgtctgtctgtctgcctgtctcatccccttttctttcctctgttcccccacccccaccactgatGCAGTTTGGACCAAGTTTTCTTCAGCCAGCTAATTTAGAGACAAGGGGAACCTGGATATTTAATGGGGGCTTGGGGGACTTCCTTACAGCCGCAGGTCTCTGTGAAAAGGGCCCTGGATGATCTCTGCAAAAGCCCACCTGCTGCTGGTTAGCCAGGACCATCTCCGCTTTCAGACACCAGCTTCATCCAAACACTCTTTGCTGTATTTATAACCACAGTGCATTTTCTCGGGATGCACATCTTATGGCTTCTTGGCGCCTTCGCCCAGGGTGCACTGCCTGGACCATCGCCCTCCGGCAGAGACAGTGTCTTTCTTTGTGTGTTCTCCTTCCTCTGGTGGAGATGTGGCTTGGTCATCTGGCGTGGGGCC CAGAAGTCGCCTCGGCTTCGTGGAGGCTCGCTGTCCCCATGGCAGAAAGCTCGGCCACACACCCTGATGTCTCGACACCTTTGAGCTGCCCGTGA